A single region of the uncultured Flavobacterium sp. genome encodes:
- a CDS encoding glutamine synthetase III yields MSTLRFQALKEASTRKPVHFEEIDRKSNIFGSNVFNEKAMKQYLTSDALKGVRDAVQHGTKIDRKLADYIAMGMKEWALAKGVTHYTHWFQPLTGTTAEKHDAFFETSYDGSDPVEKFGGAQLVQQEPDASSFPHGGIRNTFEARGYTAWDPTSPAFIYGTTLCIPTVFIAYTGEALDNKIPLLRALSAMDEAATEVCKYFDKNVKKVTATLGWEQEYFLIDKALANSRPDLMMTGRTLLGHTSAKGQQLDDHYFGSIPTRALTYMRDLEQECMLLGIPVKTRHNEVAPNQFELAPIFEETNLAVDHNSLLMDVMQRVAERHDFKVLFHEKPFKGVNGSGKHNNWSLATDTGVNLLSPSKTPMSNLQFLTFFINTIKAVNDYETLLRASIATASNDHRLGANEAPPAIISVFIGAQLTKVLSELESVTTGKLSPEEKTDLKLNVVGKIPDVLLDNTDRNRTSPFAFTGNKFEFRAVGSTANCSNAMTTLNAIVAKQLKDFKIEVDSLIESKDMKKDDAIFNVLREYIKQSKKILFEGDGYSDAWEKEAAKRGLSNFKTTPEAIKAKVSKQALDLFSEMGILNHVEAEARYEIELEEYTKKIQIEGRVLGDIARNHVIPTAIRYQNTLIENVKGLKEIFGKEFETIAKEQIVLIKEISGHIEGINSKVLTMTEERKKANQLTDAQKMAEAYCNKVKPYFEDIRNHCDKLELLVDDESWTLTKYRELLFTK; encoded by the coding sequence ATGTCAACATTACGTTTTCAAGCTTTAAAAGAAGCTTCGACAAGAAAGCCGGTACATTTTGAAGAAATAGATAGAAAATCTAACATTTTTGGTTCAAATGTATTTAATGAAAAAGCAATGAAGCAATATTTAACTTCAGATGCTTTAAAAGGAGTAAGAGATGCAGTTCAGCATGGAACTAAAATAGATAGAAAACTGGCAGATTATATCGCCATGGGAATGAAAGAATGGGCTCTTGCCAAAGGAGTTACACATTATACACACTGGTTTCAGCCTCTTACAGGTACAACTGCAGAGAAACATGATGCTTTTTTTGAGACTTCTTATGATGGAAGTGATCCTGTTGAAAAATTTGGCGGAGCACAATTGGTACAACAAGAACCGGATGCATCAAGCTTTCCGCACGGAGGAATCAGAAATACATTCGAAGCCAGAGGTTACACAGCGTGGGATCCAACTTCGCCGGCCTTTATTTACGGAACAACTTTATGTATTCCAACAGTTTTTATCGCTTATACAGGCGAAGCTTTAGATAATAAAATTCCGTTATTAAGAGCATTATCTGCAATGGATGAAGCTGCGACAGAGGTATGTAAATATTTCGATAAAAATGTAAAAAAAGTTACCGCCACTTTAGGTTGGGAACAAGAATACTTTTTGATCGATAAAGCGTTGGCAAATTCTCGTCCGGATTTAATGATGACCGGAAGAACCTTATTAGGACATACCTCTGCAAAAGGACAACAACTTGACGATCATTATTTTGGATCTATCCCAACGCGTGCCTTAACATACATGAGAGATTTAGAACAGGAATGTATGTTATTGGGAATTCCGGTAAAAACACGTCATAATGAAGTTGCACCCAACCAATTTGAGTTAGCGCCAATTTTTGAAGAAACAAATCTTGCCGTAGATCACAACTCCTTATTAATGGATGTGATGCAAAGAGTTGCAGAGCGTCATGATTTTAAAGTATTATTTCACGAAAAACCATTTAAAGGAGTAAACGGATCTGGAAAACACAATAACTGGTCGCTGGCAACAGATACGGGAGTTAACTTATTGAGCCCGAGTAAAACACCAATGAGCAATTTACAGTTTCTTACCTTCTTTATTAATACTATAAAAGCGGTTAACGATTACGAAACTCTGCTAAGAGCTTCTATCGCAACAGCAAGCAACGATCACAGGTTAGGAGCAAATGAAGCGCCGCCGGCAATTATCTCGGTTTTTATTGGAGCACAGTTAACGAAAGTTTTATCAGAATTAGAAAGCGTTACAACAGGAAAATTATCTCCTGAAGAAAAAACAGATCTAAAATTAAATGTAGTTGGTAAAATTCCGGACGTACTTTTAGATAACACAGACAGAAACAGAACTTCGCCGTTTGCCTTTACAGGAAATAAATTTGAGTTTAGAGCCGTTGGTTCAACTGCAAACTGCTCAAATGCAATGACAACCTTGAATGCGATTGTGGCAAAACAATTGAAAGATTTTAAAATTGAAGTTGATTCTTTGATCGAGTCAAAAGACATGAAAAAAGACGATGCAATCTTTAATGTTTTAAGAGAATATATCAAGCAATCTAAGAAAATACTTTTTGAAGGTGACGGATATAGTGATGCCTGGGAAAAAGAAGCAGCGAAAAGAGGTTTAAGTAATTTTAAAACCACTCCGGAAGCTATTAAGGCTAAAGTATCGAAACAAGCTTTGGATTTGTTTAGTGAAATGGGAATTTTAAATCATGTTGAAGCCGAAGCGCGTTATGAAATAGAATTAGAAGAATACACTAAGAAAATTCAGATTGAAGGAAGAGTCTTGGGAGATATCGCAAGAAACCACGTAATTCCAACAGCAATTCGTTACCAAAATACTTTAATTGAAAATGTAAAAGGATTGAAAGAAATCTTCGGAAAAGAATTTGAAACAATTGCCAAAGAGCAAATCGTTTTAATCAAAGAGATTTCGGGTCATATCGAAGGAATAAATTCTAAAGTATTGACAATGACCGAAGAAAGAAAGAAAGCAAATCAGTTAACCGATGCTCAAAAAATGGCAGAAGCATATTGCAACAAAGTAAAACCTTATTTTGAAGACATTAGAAATCACTGTGACAAATTAGAATTATTAGTAGACGACGAAAGTTGGACCTTAACTAAATACAGAGAATTGTTGTTTACCAAATAA
- a CDS encoding glutamine synthetase beta-grasp domain-containing protein, giving the protein MAKIKLEYIWLDGYEPTQNLRSKTKVEEHENFKGTLEELGNWSFDGSSTKQAEGGSSDCLLVPVAIYPDPTRINGYLVMSEVMYADGTPHPSNGRATIDDDNDDFWFGFEQEYFIMDTKTLLPLGFPVGGYPAPQGMYYCSVGGKNTHGRKLVEEHADLCIAAGINFEGINQEVACGQWEFQLFAKGAKKAGDEIWVARYLLDRLTEKYGYYIEYHPKPLGDTDWNGSGMHANFSNEVLRTCGDQATYERICEAFRPVTAEHIAVYGAYNEQRLTGKHETASIHDFSYGISDRGCSIRIPLMTVQKGWKGWLEDRRPASNGDPYKIAARIIKTVKSAL; this is encoded by the coding sequence ATGGCTAAAATTAAGTTAGAGTACATTTGGTTAGATGGATATGAACCAACTCAAAATCTTAGAAGTAAAACTAAAGTTGAAGAGCACGAAAATTTCAAAGGAACATTAGAAGAACTTGGTAACTGGTCATTTGATGGTTCGTCAACAAAACAAGCTGAAGGAGGTTCTTCAGACTGTCTATTAGTTCCTGTTGCAATTTACCCTGATCCAACTCGTATCAACGGATACTTAGTAATGTCAGAAGTTATGTATGCTGACGGAACTCCACACCCTTCTAACGGTAGAGCTACGATTGATGATGATAATGATGATTTTTGGTTTGGTTTCGAACAAGAATATTTCATCATGGATACTAAAACTTTATTGCCATTAGGTTTCCCTGTTGGAGGTTATCCTGCTCCACAAGGTATGTACTACTGCTCTGTAGGTGGAAAAAACACTCACGGAAGAAAATTAGTAGAAGAACATGCTGACTTATGTATTGCTGCAGGTATCAACTTTGAAGGTATTAACCAAGAGGTTGCTTGTGGACAATGGGAATTCCAATTATTTGCTAAAGGTGCTAAAAAAGCCGGAGACGAAATTTGGGTTGCAAGATACTTACTAGATCGTTTGACTGAAAAATATGGTTACTATATTGAATACCACCCAAAACCTCTAGGAGATACAGACTGGAATGGTTCTGGTATGCATGCTAACTTCTCTAACGAGGTGTTAAGAACATGTGGAGACCAAGCTACTTACGAAAGAATCTGTGAAGCTTTCCGTCCTGTTACTGCTGAGCACATCGCAGTTTACGGAGCTTACAATGAGCAACGTTTGACTGGTAAACATGAAACTGCTTCTATTCACGATTTCTCTTATGGAATTTCAGACAGAGGATGTTCTATCAGAATTCCTTTAATGACTGTTCAAAAAGGATGGAAAGGTTGGTTAGAAGACAGAAGACCGGCTTCAAACGGAGATCCATACAAAATTGCTGCAAGAATTATCAAAACTGTTAAATCAGCGCTATAA
- a CDS encoding TerC/Alx family metal homeostasis membrane protein translates to MMVWIFFLIAVVIILALDLGVFNKTPHIISTKEASKWTLIWVTLSFLFSGVIYWLYTTDYIANPDQLKPAVASMKFITGYLIELSLSVDNIFVIAIIFASFKIPQKYQHRVLFWGILGAIIFRGLMIFFGVMLINKFTWTTYVFGAFLIFTALKMLFSGEGEDFHPKDSFVYKALGKVVPITSQMDGEKFFITTKTAKKAATPLFVALIVIEVMDVLFALDSVPAILAITSDPFLVFSSNIFAILGLRSMYFFLANMLAKFSFLEYSLVAILAFVGLKMILHDFIHVPEWASLGFIALSLLVGILVSLKFGEEKELTDSNK, encoded by the coding sequence ATAATGGTTTGGATTTTCTTTTTAATAGCTGTTGTAATTATTCTTGCTTTAGACTTGGGCGTTTTCAATAAAACACCACATATTATTAGCACCAAAGAAGCAAGTAAATGGACTCTAATTTGGGTAACACTTTCATTCTTATTTTCAGGAGTAATTTACTGGCTATATACCACAGACTATATTGCAAATCCTGATCAGCTGAAACCTGCCGTAGCTTCAATGAAGTTTATTACCGGTTATTTAATCGAATTATCTTTAAGCGTTGATAACATATTTGTAATTGCGATTATCTTCGCTTCTTTTAAAATTCCGCAAAAATACCAACACCGTGTTTTATTTTGGGGAATCCTTGGTGCAATCATTTTCCGCGGATTAATGATTTTCTTTGGAGTAATGCTTATCAATAAATTTACGTGGACGACTTATGTATTTGGTGCTTTCTTAATTTTTACGGCTTTGAAAATGTTATTTTCAGGCGAAGGCGAAGATTTTCACCCAAAAGATTCATTCGTATACAAAGCACTTGGTAAAGTTGTTCCGATTACCTCACAAATGGATGGTGAGAAATTTTTCATTACTACAAAAACGGCCAAAAAAGCTGCAACTCCTTTATTTGTAGCCTTGATTGTTATCGAAGTTATGGACGTTCTTTTTGCTTTAGACAGTGTTCCGGCAATTCTTGCTATTACATCAGATCCGTTTTTAGTGTTTAGTTCTAATATTTTTGCCATTTTAGGTTTACGTTCAATGTATTTCTTCCTGGCAAATATGCTGGCGAAATTCAGTTTCTTAGAATACAGTTTGGTTGCTATTTTAGCTTTCGTTGGATTAAAGATGATTCTTCATGATTTTATTCATGTTCCAGAATGGGCTTCTTTAGGTTTTATTGCTCTTTCGCTTTTAGTGGGAATTTTGGTTTCTTTAAAATTTGGAGAAGAAAAAGAACTTACGGATTCAAACAAATAA